In Pseudomonas putida, a genomic segment contains:
- the proX gene encoding glycine betaine/L-proline ABC transporter substrate-binding protein ProX, translating to MHESKFSRSILKAAMALTLVTAALGAHASADKPGEGVKITPAFPTVDEERFRGEVALAGLRELGYDVQTPKETEYATMVLAVGFGDADFTVNAWDKLHASFYEKAGGDANLVKTGNVLPGVLQGYLIDKKTADQYHIQYITDLKKPEIAKLFDTDGDGKADMTGCNPGWGCELVIEHQMKAYDLQKSIHVNQGSYFALMADTITRYKEGKPVLYYTWMPQWVAGVLVEGRDVVWLEVPKTDLPGGDNTLDTTYEGKNLGFAIDRVQALVNRKFADKNPAAVKFLSLMQIPAADESAQNLKMQQGEKSQADIQRHTQEWIAAHQAQFEGWVKAARAAAVQASN from the coding sequence ATGCACGAATCCAAATTCTCCCGCAGCATCCTGAAAGCCGCCATGGCGCTGACCTTGGTCACCGCCGCGCTGGGCGCTCACGCCTCGGCGGACAAACCGGGCGAAGGTGTCAAGATCACCCCGGCATTCCCTACCGTCGATGAAGAGCGCTTCCGTGGCGAGGTGGCCTTGGCCGGCCTGCGCGAACTGGGCTACGACGTACAGACACCCAAGGAAACCGAGTACGCGACCATGGTCCTGGCCGTTGGCTTCGGCGACGCCGACTTCACCGTGAACGCTTGGGACAAGCTGCACGCCAGCTTCTACGAGAAGGCTGGCGGTGATGCCAACCTGGTCAAGACTGGCAATGTCCTGCCAGGCGTGCTGCAGGGTTACCTGATCGACAAGAAAACCGCCGACCAGTACCACATCCAGTACATCACCGACCTGAAAAAGCCCGAGATCGCCAAGCTGTTCGACACCGATGGCGACGGCAAGGCCGACATGACCGGCTGCAACCCTGGCTGGGGCTGTGAGTTGGTGATCGAGCACCAGATGAAAGCCTATGATTTGCAGAAGTCGATCCACGTGAATCAAGGCTCGTACTTCGCACTCATGGCCGACACCATCACCCGCTACAAGGAAGGCAAGCCGGTGCTCTACTACACCTGGATGCCACAGTGGGTCGCGGGCGTACTGGTGGAAGGCCGCGACGTAGTCTGGCTGGAAGTCCCCAAAACCGATCTGCCGGGGGGCGACAATACGCTCGACACCACTTATGAAGGCAAGAACCTTGGCTTTGCCATCGACCGCGTCCAGGCCTTGGTCAATCGCAAATTCGCCGACAAGAACCCCGCAGCGGTGAAGTTCCTGTCACTGATGCAGATCCCCGCTGCGGACGAGAGCGCGCAGAATCTGAAGATGCAGCAAGGCGAGAAATCCCAGGCGGACATTCAGCGCCATACCCAGGAGTGGATTGCCGCGCATCAGGCCCAGTTCGAGGGTTGGGTAAAGGCGGCCAGGGCTGCGGCAGTTCAGGCCAGTAACTGA
- a CDS encoding quaternary amine ABC transporter ATP-binding protein, whose product MSDASEILSVKNIFKVFGPNPNMAMEMLRKGADKNEIFSKTGHVVGVFDASFSVKRGEIFVIMGLSGSGKSTMVRLFNRLIEPTSGSIHLNGREITGLSDKALLDVRRKEMGMVFQSFALMPHMSVLANTAFGLEIAGVPESERHSRAREALSQVGLAGHEHSYPHQLSGGMQQRVGLARALANDPAILLMDEAFSALDPLIRSEMQGELIRLQAEQQRTILFISHDIEEAIRIGHRIAIMEGGRVVQIGTPQQLINEPANDYVRTFFKAFDSSRVLKAGDVAKFDPAVVCKVNGKAPSFQAGVPFGYLVDDRGQLLGVVDTDANGATASDRYSLHEKRPVYTDTPLHEVLGIAADLPYPVPVLDREGAFKGTLSKNELLQTLSRN is encoded by the coding sequence ATGAGTGATGCCAGCGAAATACTCTCGGTCAAGAACATCTTCAAGGTCTTCGGGCCCAACCCGAACATGGCCATGGAGATGCTCCGCAAGGGAGCCGACAAGAACGAGATCTTCAGCAAGACCGGCCACGTCGTCGGCGTGTTCGATGCCAGTTTTTCCGTCAAGCGTGGCGAGATCTTCGTCATCATGGGGCTGTCCGGCTCGGGCAAGTCGACCATGGTTCGGCTGTTCAACCGCCTGATCGAACCCACCTCCGGCAGCATCCACCTCAACGGCCGTGAAATCACCGGCCTGTCCGACAAGGCCTTGCTCGACGTACGACGCAAGGAAATGGGCATGGTGTTCCAGTCCTTCGCCCTGATGCCGCACATGAGCGTGCTGGCAAACACCGCCTTCGGCCTGGAGATCGCCGGCGTGCCGGAGTCCGAGCGCCACAGCCGTGCCCGCGAAGCCTTGAGCCAGGTCGGCCTGGCCGGCCACGAGCACAGCTATCCGCACCAGCTCTCCGGTGGCATGCAACAGCGGGTGGGCCTGGCCCGCGCCCTGGCCAACGACCCGGCGATCCTGCTGATGGACGAGGCCTTCTCGGCCCTCGACCCGCTGATCCGCAGCGAGATGCAGGGCGAGCTGATCCGCCTGCAGGCCGAGCAGCAGCGCACCATCCTCTTCATTTCCCACGACATCGAGGAAGCCATCCGCATCGGCCATCGCATCGCGATCATGGAGGGCGGCCGGGTGGTGCAGATCGGCACGCCGCAGCAGCTGATCAACGAGCCGGCCAACGACTACGTGCGGACCTTCTTCAAGGCCTTCGACAGCTCGCGGGTGCTCAAGGCCGGCGATGTGGCCAAGTTCGACCCGGCGGTGGTGTGCAAGGTCAACGGCAAGGCGCCGAGCTTCCAGGCCGGCGTGCCGTTCGGCTACCTGGTCGATGACCGCGGCCAGTTGCTCGGCGTGGTCGACACCGACGCCAACGGCGCCACCGCCAGCGATCGCTACAGCCTGCACGAGAAGCGCCCGGTCTATACCGACACGCCATTGCACGAGGTGCTTGGCATCGCCGCCGACCTGCCGTACCCGGTACCGGTGCTCGACCGCGAGGGTGCCTTCAAGGGCACCTTGTCGAAGAACGAGCTGCTGCAGACCCTGAGCCGCAACTAA
- a CDS encoding LysR substrate-binding domain-containing protein produces the protein MMNNKETGTPQKGYRRIIPSMTALLQFESVARLNSFTLAGKELGVSQAAVSKQIRVLEDNVGVQLFQRMHRNIYLTEAGETLFAIISESLQKIASGFDQIIQGSEKEEIVLASTAPVSQLRIMPRLNRLVEVLPHARLRLATQMFVGDLRSPDADMEIRFGNGRWTEGESVLLFEEEVFPVCSPAWLARNQTPQSLEDLASSGLLDSDATSEGWITWAGWFKELGLTPSKLNINLRCSLYTDVIQAAVNGFGLALGWGRMVDHLIDSGELVKLEPFVVRQKESYYLLVRNGQGITPNVLAIVQWLQSKAATSSLPILRE, from the coding sequence ATGATGAACAATAAAGAAACGGGCACCCCGCAGAAGGGCTATCGGCGCATTATCCCCTCCATGACCGCGCTGCTGCAGTTCGAGTCGGTGGCGCGCCTGAACAGCTTCACCCTGGCGGGCAAGGAGCTGGGGGTGTCCCAGGCTGCGGTCAGCAAGCAGATCAGGGTACTGGAAGATAACGTCGGGGTGCAGCTGTTCCAGCGCATGCACCGCAACATCTACCTGACCGAGGCGGGCGAGACGCTGTTCGCCATCATTTCCGAGTCGTTGCAGAAAATCGCCAGCGGCTTCGACCAGATCATCCAGGGCAGCGAGAAAGAGGAAATCGTACTTGCCTCGACCGCGCCCGTGTCGCAGCTGCGCATCATGCCGCGCCTGAACAGGCTGGTGGAAGTGTTGCCGCATGCCCGGTTGCGCCTTGCCACGCAGATGTTCGTCGGTGACTTGCGCAGCCCGGATGCCGACATGGAAATCCGCTTCGGCAATGGCCGCTGGACCGAGGGCGAGTCCGTTCTGCTGTTCGAGGAAGAGGTGTTTCCGGTGTGTTCGCCCGCCTGGCTGGCGCGCAACCAGACCCCGCAAAGCCTGGAAGACCTGGCCAGTTCAGGACTGCTCGACTCCGATGCGACATCGGAGGGCTGGATTACCTGGGCGGGCTGGTTCAAGGAACTGGGCCTGACCCCGAGCAAGTTGAACATCAACTTGCGCTGCAGCCTCTATACCGACGTCATCCAGGCCGCGGTCAATGGTTTTGGCCTGGCCCTGGGCTGGGGGCGCATGGTCGATCATCTTATCGACAGTGGTGAGTTGGTTAAACTCGAACCCTTCGTGGTTCGGCAGAAAGAGTCCTATTACCTGCTGGTGCGCAATGGCCAGGGTATTACGCCCAATGTATTGGCGATCGTTCAATGGTTGCAAAGCAAGGCGGCAACCAGTTCTCTGCCTATCCTCCGTGAATAA
- a CDS encoding aromatic ring-hydroxylating oxygenase subunit alpha, translating into MSTLPVKTHRELLDARKPGFGMPGELYSRQDVFENDLDIFFHKHWILVAVTADIAEPGDVYTVDIGKASIIVVRDDDEQVRAYRNVCRHRGARLKEAGKSTVGMLVCPYHQWTYDLDGSLKHAKHMGKDFKPECRSLIPVHCVVVGTHVLVCLSEEAPEDIQVLAEVMGPRFAPFDLTNTRIAHELDYIENGNWKLVMENNRECYHCEGTHPELIVSYQSEDLGVSLEEMSEEQRASYDAYQVRKAGIEADWESDGLLYATVEHLADDAPTQFRTQRMIIAGSGESQTLDTKVACSRLLGNLTRRDLGDTHLWGNNAWTHVMSDHAMISWILPLSPDRTLVRTKWLVHKDAVEGVDYDLQRLTEVWVATTQQDANLVAITHSGTQDPGFEPGPYSQFTEPYVDQFARWYSTRLAAHGI; encoded by the coding sequence ATGAGTACTCTTCCTGTTAAAACGCATCGCGAATTGCTGGACGCGCGCAAGCCTGGTTTCGGTATGCCTGGCGAACTCTACAGTCGCCAGGACGTGTTCGAAAACGACCTCGATATTTTCTTCCACAAGCACTGGATCCTGGTGGCCGTGACGGCCGACATCGCCGAACCCGGCGACGTGTACACCGTCGACATCGGCAAGGCTTCGATCATCGTGGTGCGCGACGACGACGAGCAGGTCCGTGCCTATCGCAACGTCTGCCGCCACCGCGGCGCTCGCCTGAAAGAGGCCGGCAAATCCACCGTCGGCATGCTGGTGTGCCCTTATCATCAGTGGACCTACGATCTGGACGGCAGCCTCAAGCACGCCAAGCACATGGGCAAGGACTTCAAGCCCGAGTGCCGTAGCCTGATCCCGGTGCATTGCGTGGTTGTCGGTACCCATGTGCTGGTATGCCTGAGCGAGGAGGCGCCGGAGGATATCCAGGTGCTGGCCGAGGTCATGGGTCCACGTTTCGCACCGTTCGACCTGACCAACACCCGCATTGCCCATGAACTCGACTACATCGAGAACGGCAACTGGAAGTTGGTGATGGAAAACAACCGTGAGTGCTATCACTGCGAAGGTACCCACCCGGAACTGATCGTGTCCTACCAGTCCGAAGACCTCGGCGTCAGCCTCGAGGAAATGAGTGAGGAGCAGCGCGCCTCTTACGACGCCTACCAGGTGCGCAAGGCCGGGATCGAAGCCGACTGGGAGAGCGACGGCTTGCTGTATGCCACCGTCGAGCACCTGGCCGACGATGCGCCCACGCAGTTTCGCACGCAACGCATGATCATTGCCGGCAGCGGCGAGTCGCAGACCCTGGACACCAAGGTGGCCTGCAGCCGCCTGCTGGGCAACCTGACCCGTCGCGACCTGGGCGATACGCACCTGTGGGGCAACAACGCCTGGACCCACGTGATGAGCGACCACGCGATGATCAGCTGGATTCTGCCCCTGTCGCCAGACCGAACCTTGGTGCGGACCAAGTGGCTGGTGCACAAGGATGCCGTCGAGGGTGTGGACTATGACCTGCAGCGTCTGACCGAAGTGTGGGTCGCTACCACCCAGCAGGATGCCAACCTGGTCGCCATCACGCACAGCGGCACCCAGGACCCAGGCTTCGAACCAGGGCCCTATTCACAGTTCACCGAGCCGTACGTGGACCAGTTCGCCCGCTGGTATTCCACCCGCCTCGCAGCACATGGGATCTGA
- a CDS encoding hybrid-cluster NAD(P)-dependent oxidoreductase, with product MGMLENIASLRADQRFADTDHWASFGVQWASGESKRIECLNVVEETHDVKTFVFQCPDYPALAYEPGQFLTVSPVIDGQSVSRCYTLSSTPTRPFTFSITVKRVPGGTVSNWLHDNLRAGSALAASGPAGIFTPVAAAAKKLLYLSAGSGVTPLMAMTRAAADLHADLDIVFVHSARTPKDIIFREELARLERALPNLRTLFFCEGLGDEPDWQGPLGRLSADELQRRIPDFREREVFTCGPKGYMDATKALLGNNGFDLGRYHQESFDINAEEVLEAMAEPTPAGQAQDTFTVRLARSGKVFSMTADQTVLSAAKKAGAVVPSSCSQGVCGTCKTAVLEGTVEMKHNGGIRQREIDKGLRLLCCSRPTSDLVVDL from the coding sequence ATGGGTATGCTCGAGAACATTGCCAGCCTGCGGGCTGATCAGCGGTTTGCCGACACCGACCATTGGGCAAGTTTCGGCGTCCAGTGGGCCAGTGGTGAAAGCAAGCGCATCGAATGCCTGAACGTGGTGGAAGAAACCCACGATGTGAAGACCTTCGTCTTCCAGTGCCCCGATTACCCCGCGCTGGCCTACGAGCCGGGGCAGTTCCTGACCGTGTCGCCGGTCATCGACGGGCAGAGCGTGTCGCGCTGCTACACCTTGTCGTCGACGCCGACCCGGCCATTCACCTTTTCCATCACGGTGAAGCGGGTGCCCGGTGGCACGGTGTCCAACTGGCTGCACGACAACCTCAGGGCAGGTAGTGCGCTGGCAGCCTCGGGGCCGGCGGGTATCTTCACCCCCGTCGCCGCAGCGGCGAAGAAGCTGCTGTACCTCTCGGCAGGCTCCGGCGTCACCCCGCTGATGGCCATGACCCGCGCCGCCGCCGACCTGCACGCTGATCTGGATATCGTCTTCGTCCACAGTGCGCGTACGCCCAAGGACATCATCTTCCGTGAAGAGCTGGCTCGACTAGAGCGGGCGCTGCCCAACCTGCGCACGTTGTTCTTCTGCGAAGGGCTGGGCGACGAGCCGGATTGGCAAGGCCCGCTTGGGCGCTTGTCGGCCGATGAGCTGCAGCGTCGGATCCCCGATTTCAGGGAGCGCGAGGTATTCACCTGCGGGCCGAAAGGCTACATGGATGCGACCAAGGCGTTGCTGGGCAACAACGGTTTCGATCTGGGCCGCTATCACCAGGAAAGCTTCGACATCAATGCCGAGGAAGTACTCGAAGCGATGGCCGAGCCGACGCCGGCCGGGCAGGCACAGGACACCTTCACCGTGCGCCTGGCCAGGTCCGGCAAGGTGTTCAGCATGACGGCTGATCAGACCGTGTTATCGGCCGCCAAGAAGGCCGGCGCAGTGGTGCCGTCCTCGTGCAGCCAAGGCGTGTGCGGTACCTGCAAGACCGCTGTGCTGGAGGGCACCGTCGAGATGAAACACAACGGCGGCATCCGCCAGCGCGAGATCGACAAGGGGCTGCGGCTGTTGTGCTGCAGTCGGCCCACCTCGGACCTGGTGGTCGATCTCTGA
- a CDS encoding BCCT family transporter, which produces MRAKQGLLKGLNPTVTLWSLAIVVAFVIFCASYGNDATGVFKTASDAILDNFKWFYISLVSGVLVVLVVIGTSRYGSLRLGRPDEKPEFSFAAWIAMLFSAGMGVGLIFWSMAEPVLHYASNPFTPGLTDEAASMAMRITLLHWGLHPWSIFTIIGLGLAYFAYREGLPLALRSILYPLIGNRIYGPIGHTVDIVGTVVTAFGVSQALGMGVEQINMGLHQVFGFPVSLGFKLAIIAVVTVVASISLLLGVSKGMKRMCTLNMWLSLGLMTVVLALGPSHYIMNLLFESTGDYLQNIVGMSFWTDAQADSGWQKSWTAFYWPWWMTWGPFVGLFIAKISRGRTVRELIFGALLVPTLVTIIWMSVFGGTALKDEQQARKAYASLPVAEQAAAGPFTGGPVLEATRRETTTAMFTFLARLDGPTVGGILSLAICLLLAVHFVTAADAGTQVISTLNSSGAIDPPKWNRLLWCILEGAIAASLIIAGGLLAIQMASIVVGLPIAIYMLITAYSLTRSLFSNADLVPAPAPLEVRDQAFMERVGQ; this is translated from the coding sequence ATGCGTGCAAAACAGGGCCTGCTCAAGGGCCTCAACCCAACCGTGACCTTGTGGTCGCTTGCCATCGTCGTGGCCTTCGTCATCTTCTGCGCCTCCTATGGCAACGACGCGACAGGCGTGTTCAAGACCGCCTCGGACGCCATCCTCGACAATTTCAAATGGTTCTATATCTCCCTGGTCAGCGGGGTATTGGTGGTGCTGGTGGTCATCGGCACCAGCCGTTATGGCAGCTTGCGCCTGGGCCGCCCCGATGAAAAACCAGAATTCAGTTTCGCCGCCTGGATCGCCATGTTGTTCAGCGCCGGCATGGGCGTCGGCTTGATCTTCTGGTCGATGGCCGAACCCGTACTGCACTACGCGAGCAACCCGTTCACCCCGGGGCTCACCGATGAAGCCGCCTCCATGGCGATGCGCATCACCTTGCTGCATTGGGGCCTGCACCCGTGGTCGATCTTCACCATCATTGGCCTGGGGCTGGCGTACTTCGCCTACCGCGAGGGGCTGCCGTTGGCATTGCGGTCGATTCTCTACCCACTGATCGGCAACCGGATCTACGGCCCGATCGGCCACACCGTCGACATCGTTGGTACGGTCGTGACTGCCTTCGGCGTGTCGCAGGCACTGGGCATGGGTGTCGAGCAGATCAACATGGGCCTGCACCAGGTGTTCGGTTTCCCGGTCAGCCTGGGCTTCAAGCTCGCGATCATCGCCGTGGTCACCGTCGTCGCCTCGATCTCGCTGTTGCTCGGAGTGTCGAAGGGCATGAAACGCATGTGCACGCTGAACATGTGGTTGTCCCTGGGCTTGATGACCGTGGTGCTGGCGCTCGGCCCAAGCCACTACATCATGAACCTGCTGTTCGAATCGACCGGCGACTACCTGCAGAACATCGTCGGCATGAGCTTCTGGACCGATGCCCAGGCCGACAGCGGCTGGCAGAAGAGCTGGACCGCGTTCTACTGGCCGTGGTGGATGACCTGGGGCCCGTTCGTGGGGCTGTTCATTGCCAAGATCTCTCGCGGGCGTACGGTGCGCGAGCTGATCTTCGGCGCGCTGCTGGTGCCGACCCTGGTGACCATCATCTGGATGTCGGTGTTCGGTGGCACCGCGCTGAAGGATGAGCAACAGGCGCGCAAGGCCTACGCCAGTCTGCCGGTGGCCGAACAGGCGGCAGCGGGACCATTCACCGGAGGCCCGGTACTGGAGGCGACCCGACGCGAGACCACCACGGCCATGTTCACCTTCCTGGCTCGCCTGGATGGCCCGACGGTTGGCGGTATTCTCAGCCTGGCGATCTGCCTGCTGCTGGCGGTGCACTTCGTGACCGCAGCGGATGCCGGCACGCAGGTCATCTCGACCTTGAACTCATCCGGCGCGATCGACCCGCCGAAATGGAACAGGCTGTTGTGGTGCATTCTGGAAGGGGCGATTGCCGCGAGCCTGATCATCGCAGGCGGGCTGCTGGCCATTCAGATGGCGAGCATCGTGGTCGGGCTTCCCATCGCCATCTACATGCTGATCACCGCCTACAGCCTGACCCGCAGCCTGTTCTCCAACGCTGACCTGGTGCCGGCGCCCGCACCGCTCGAGGTCAGGGACCAGGCCTTCATGGAGCGGGTAGGGCAGTAG
- a CDS encoding isochorismatase family protein: protein MRQVLLIVDVQSTFSPPEWLVDGIRVLSASIPSIASVELHDEQVTPFERQLGWHPAREDECLVEVDQVFVKHGYGQTAEPLAYIRQLDVERVLVCGIQTETCVLAAGFALFDAGLNPTLVTDLTMGSSLDRSGKLGIDLWKHHFGQVTTAAEVIAGSTALPAP, encoded by the coding sequence ATGCGCCAGGTCCTGCTCATCGTCGATGTCCAGTCCACCTTCAGCCCACCCGAATGGCTGGTGGATGGCATCCGCGTGCTGTCGGCCAGCATTCCGTCGATCGCATCGGTAGAGCTGCACGATGAACAGGTAACGCCCTTCGAGCGACAACTCGGCTGGCATCCGGCGCGCGAAGACGAGTGTCTGGTCGAGGTGGATCAGGTGTTCGTCAAGCATGGCTACGGCCAAACCGCCGAGCCCCTCGCTTACATCAGGCAACTGGACGTCGAGCGGGTGCTGGTGTGCGGCATCCAGACCGAAACCTGCGTGCTCGCGGCCGGGTTCGCGCTGTTCGACGCAGGGCTGAATCCGACCCTGGTGACCGACCTGACGATGGGTTCGTCGCTCGACCGGTCTGGCAAGCTGGGGATTGACCTGTGGAAGCATCACTTCGGCCAGGTGACTACCGCAGCCGAAGTGATTGCAGGATCTACTGCCCTACCCGCTCCATGA
- a CDS encoding GntR family transcriptional regulator, whose translation MSPFRTAFVSESQPQVSWRASQAHYLRIRDQLVADLAQGCLPADSKLPAERELAERFGCTRVTLRQALQLLETDGLIYRQDRRGWYVSPPRIRYDPTGIVGFMEYVANQGRTPRTECLHAERRPAGAWLAKRMGLEHPEEPVFHLQRRRWVDQRPVLLECNVLVCDWCPQLLDADLNTSLTTLLRERFGRIQSRSELCMHSETMNDFQADALQVSPGSSSFYVERLSFGERGQPVEFDQEFWRPDALAVVLQTRYPG comes from the coding sequence ATGAGCCCGTTCCGCACCGCGTTCGTCAGCGAGTCGCAACCGCAGGTCAGTTGGCGGGCGAGCCAGGCGCACTATCTGCGTATCCGAGATCAGTTGGTCGCCGACCTGGCCCAGGGCTGCCTGCCCGCCGACAGCAAGTTGCCCGCAGAGCGCGAGCTGGCCGAACGTTTCGGCTGTACCCGCGTGACCCTACGCCAGGCCTTGCAGCTATTGGAAACCGACGGTCTCATCTATCGCCAGGACCGCCGCGGTTGGTACGTCAGCCCGCCACGCATCCGCTACGACCCGACCGGCATCGTCGGTTTCATGGAGTACGTCGCCAACCAGGGGCGTACGCCTCGCACCGAGTGCCTGCATGCCGAACGCCGCCCGGCAGGCGCCTGGCTGGCCAAGCGCATGGGCCTGGAACACCCGGAGGAGCCGGTGTTCCATCTGCAGCGGCGGCGCTGGGTCGACCAGCGCCCGGTACTGCTCGAATGCAATGTGCTGGTGTGCGACTGGTGCCCACAGTTGCTTGATGCCGACCTCAATACCTCGCTGACCACCCTGTTGCGCGAACGCTTTGGCCGGATACAGTCGCGCAGCGAGTTGTGCATGCACTCCGAGACGATGAACGATTTCCAGGCTGATGCGCTGCAGGTTTCGCCCGGGTCGAGCAGTTTCTATGTGGAGCGACTGAGCTTTGGCGAGCGGGGACAGCCGGTTGAATTCGACCAGGAGTTCTGGCGGCCGGATGCGCTTGCGGTGGTGTTGCAGACGCGGTATCCCGGGTAG
- the pnuC gene encoding nicotinamide riboside transporter PnuC, protein MSSLEIVAVLFNALGVWLTTQRIRWCWPVSVIAVLLYAWIFFEVKLYCDMLLQLVFAVLQGYGWWRWSQGASEAGKVHVQRLPRREAVVSLALGLAGAVLLGAVMQRYTDASAPWLDALLSALSLVASFWAARKYVASWGLWIVLDSAYVGLFLFKGLNLTAALYAGFVVLAAYGLLAWQRELQARQSVRPQGAEVLP, encoded by the coding sequence ATGTCATCGTTGGAAATCGTCGCCGTGCTGTTCAATGCGCTCGGCGTCTGGCTCACCACCCAGCGCATCCGCTGGTGCTGGCCAGTGAGCGTGATCGCCGTGCTGTTGTATGCGTGGATCTTCTTCGAGGTGAAGCTGTACTGCGACATGCTCCTGCAACTGGTGTTCGCCGTGCTGCAGGGCTATGGCTGGTGGCGCTGGAGCCAGGGCGCCAGCGAGGCCGGCAAGGTCCATGTGCAGCGCCTGCCCAGGCGCGAGGCCGTTGTCAGCCTCGCCCTGGGGCTGGCCGGTGCAGTGCTGCTGGGCGCCGTTATGCAGCGCTATACCGATGCCTCGGCGCCCTGGCTCGACGCGCTGCTCAGTGCCCTGAGCCTGGTCGCGAGCTTTTGGGCGGCGCGCAAGTACGTGGCCAGCTGGGGCTTGTGGATCGTGCTCGACAGCGCCTACGTCGGGCTGTTTTTGTTCAAGGGGCTGAACCTGACCGCGGCCCTGTATGCCGGCTTCGTGGTACTGGCTGCATACGGCCTGCTGGCCTGGCAGCGCGAGTTGCAGGCCCGGCAAAGCGTCCGCCCGCAAGGCGCCGAGGTGTTGCCATGA
- a CDS encoding 5'-nucleotidase, lipoprotein e(P4) family — protein MTRSASLVVTLSAALLAGCQVQPAANDQLDAVLWTQTSVEHDALFLQVFASATRQLEQALADPGWDALAQPPRDLQGLPPAVIVDIDETLLDNVPLNARAILADRPYDYAAWYRWVDHAQAPALPGAVAFMQAVARRGVTPYYLTNREAGQEQATLENLRRAGFPIASRAQILTAGTPVGACQASGSDKTCRRHWVGTQARVLMQVGDSFGDFMATRGSQQAQLQAAAPYLPWLGERWFLLPNPTYGSWYSAPYQGRDGLSEPQKRAFKHKALKPQY, from the coding sequence ATGACCCGATCCGCTTCCCTGGTCGTCACCCTGTCGGCTGCCTTGCTTGCCGGCTGCCAGGTGCAACCGGCTGCCAATGACCAGCTCGATGCCGTGCTCTGGACCCAGACCTCGGTGGAGCACGATGCGCTGTTCCTGCAGGTGTTCGCCAGCGCCACGCGGCAACTGGAGCAGGCATTGGCCGATCCCGGCTGGGACGCGCTGGCGCAACCGCCGCGTGACCTGCAAGGCTTGCCACCGGCAGTGATCGTCGACATCGACGAGACCTTGCTGGACAACGTGCCGCTCAATGCCCGGGCGATCCTTGCCGACCGCCCCTACGACTACGCTGCCTGGTACCGCTGGGTCGACCACGCCCAGGCCCCTGCCTTGCCGGGTGCGGTGGCTTTCATGCAGGCCGTTGCCCGGCGTGGTGTCACGCCGTACTACCTGACCAACCGTGAAGCAGGCCAGGAACAGGCCACCTTGGAAAACCTGCGTCGTGCCGGATTCCCCATCGCCAGCCGCGCGCAGATCCTCACCGCTGGCACCCCGGTCGGCGCTTGCCAGGCCAGCGGCTCGGACAAGACCTGCCGCCGCCACTGGGTCGGTACCCAGGCCCGCGTGCTGATGCAGGTGGGCGACAGCTTCGGCGACTTCATGGCCACCCGCGGCAGCCAGCAGGCCCAACTGCAAGCGGCGGCGCCGTATCTGCCGTGGCTGGGCGAACGCTGGTTCCTGCTGCCCAACCCCACCTACGGCAGTTGGTACAGCGCGCCTTACCAAGGCCGCGACGGATTGTCGGAGCCGCAGAAGCGCGCCTTCAAGCACAAGGCCCTCAAGCCCCAATACTGA